In Halobacterium noricense, the genomic stretch GACGCCGACGGCGACGTCTTCGAGTACTGCAGCGACTGTCGCGCGAAACTCGTCTACGACACGTAACCATGAGCTTGGACCAGCAGGCACTCTACGACGCACGACTCGAACTCGTCGACTACCTCGTCGACGCACTCTACGACACCCCCGAGGCGGCGTTCGTCGAACGACTCCTCGACGGCGGCCTCGACACGCCCGCCGACTCCATCAACGACGACCTCGATGCGGGCTTCGAGTACCTCCACGAGTTCGTCGAGGAGAACGAGGGCCGCGACGTCGAGGCGGTCGTCGACGACCTCGCCAAGGAGTTCACGCGGGTGTTCGTCGGGCCGCGGCCGCCCGTCCAACCCCACGAGACGTACTACCGCGAGGACACCGACTTCCTCTCGTCGGGGCTGGCGGAAGTCGACGCCAGCTACGGTGCCGCCGGCTGGAAGGTGCCGGAGTCGATTAGCGAGGAAGCCGACTACGTCGGCGTCGAACTGTTGTTCCTCCGGAACCTGCTGCGCCGCCAGCAGGCCGGCGAGGAGGAAGCCGTCGGCTTCGAGCGCGTGTTTCTCGACGAACACCTCTCGACGTGGCTGGACGCCTACCTCGACGACGTCGTCGAAGCCACCGACGAGCCGTTCTACCTCGCCGCGGTCCACGTGCTCCGCGGGTTCGTGGCGTTCGAACGCGACCTCGTCGCGTAGAAAGAAATTACTCGTCGTCGTCGTTGTCGCCGGACTCCTGCTCGGCGTCGTTGATTTCGCCTGGGGCGACGGCGTGGTCCGTGACGTCCTCGCCTTTGTACTGCATCGCGCGGCCCTTCGGTTTCCAGCCGGACTCTTTGTGTGCCATGTGATGCCGTAGTGCGGGGGGCGTAGAAAACGTTGCGGTCGCCTACTCCGTCGGCGGCGCGTTCGGCGGGCGCTCCTCCTGGTCGTAGTTGTCGAGAAACACCGTCGCGAACAGGTCGGCGTGCATCGCCAGCACGTCCGCGGGGTCGACGCCCACTGACTCGGCCTGCTGGTCGAGGAACGCCGCGAGCGCGTCGGTCGGCTCGTAGGTGACCGTCCGCTCGTCGACGTCGAACTCGACGTCCTGCTCGCCGGAGACGAGGTGTTCGACCTCCAACAGCGCCTGCTCGACTTTCGTTTCGAGCGCGTCCTCGCGGTCGCTCATGCGCTTGTCCGCCCACTCGTCGGCGGCCGCGACGAGGCGGTCGCTTGCTTCGAACTGCATCAGAAGCTCAGCCCCTCGCCCTCGAAGGCGACCTGCCACGTCGTCACTTCCTCACAGACGGGACACTGGCGCGTCGTCGCGTTCGTCTCGCAGGCCGGCATGCGGGTCATGTTCTCGCATTGCGAGCATTCGTACATCATTACGGCGGGAACGACTCGGGGGCGGGCTCGTTCTCGCCGGCCTCGCCGTAGACGTAGACGACGCCCGCGCCGAACCCGAGCAGCACCAGCAGCCCGAGTGCGCCGCCGACGAACGTCTGCCCGACGTAGGGGCCGACGACGCCCGAGTACGCCTGCGTGAGGTTCACTACGTTGAGCGCAGTGACGACAGTCCACAGCAGGACCAGCAGTACCGCGACGGGGAGCCACCCGGTTTGGTCGATTGCCTCTCTGAGACTCATGTCCGTGCGGACGGGCTCTCGCGTAAAAAATCATTCCCCCACGGAACGTCGCCGCGAGATGGCGCCGTCAGTCGTCGAGTTCCCAGCCAGCGCTCTCCGCGGCGTCGGCGAGGTCGACGAACTCCCAGCCGGCGTCCTCGGCGATCCACTCCTCGCCCTCGGTGCCGACGACGACCATCCGCTCGGAGTAGAACATCGAGTGCTCGCCGATGGCCGCGAGCCGCTCGGCGGGGCCGTCCCCGGAACCGTTGAAGAAGTCGATGTCGAGCTGGTGCTCGCGCAGGAACGAGTTGATGGCGTGCGCCGGCACGTCGCCGACCAGCCCCACCCAGTCGGACCACTCGTTCGTCTCGGCGAGCGCGATGCGCGGGTCGACGAGACGCTGGACGGCCTCGTACGTGTACGCAGTCGCCATCTCGTCGACGCCGCCGCCGTGCGGGCCGCTGGCCTCGGGCGCTTCCGCGCGGTCCTCTGCCGGACCCGCACCGCCACCCGAACCACCGTGCTCTTTCGGGATGCCCGCGGGGCTGTTCGAGGACTCGTAGGGAACGTGCGGGATGCGGTCGCCCTGCGAGTCGCCGGACGGCTCCTCGGGTTCGTCGGCGG encodes the following:
- a CDS encoding TorD/DmsD family molecular chaperone — its product is MSLDQQALYDARLELVDYLVDALYDTPEAAFVERLLDGGLDTPADSINDDLDAGFEYLHEFVEENEGRDVEAVVDDLAKEFTRVFVGPRPPVQPHETYYREDTDFLSSGLAEVDASYGAAGWKVPESISEEADYVGVELLFLRNLLRRQQAGEEEAVGFERVFLDEHLSTWLDAYLDDVVEATDEPFYLAAVHVLRGFVAFERDLVA
- a CDS encoding DUF7124 domain-containing protein, which codes for MTDRIDLDDVEVETDEDEGNDGDWLWRDDASDDIDGNVGGTPADSSSDGGAAASADEPEEPSGDSQGDRIPHVPYESSNSPAGIPKEHGGSGGGAGPAEDRAEAPEASGPHGGGVDEMATAYTYEAVQRLVDPRIALAETNEWSDWVGLVGDVPAHAINSFLREHQLDIDFFNGSGDGPAERLAAIGEHSMFYSERMVVVGTEGEEWIAEDAGWEFVDLADAAESAGWELDD